Proteins encoded by one window of Streptomyces uncialis:
- a CDS encoding betaine/proline/choline family ABC transporter ATP-binding protein (Members of the family are the ATP-binding subunit of ABC transporters for substrates such as betaine, L-proline or other amino acids, choline, carnitine, etc. The substrate specificity is best determined from the substrate-binding subunit, rather than this subunit, as it interacts with the permease subunit and not with substrate directly.), translating into MELENLTKRYAGSAVPAVDDVTMEIKAGETVVFVGPSGGGKTTLLKMINRLIEPTSGRIRIGGEDVTDMDPVKLRRGIGYAIQSSGLFPHMTVAQNIALVPRMTGWSTSRTKARVEEMLDLVGLDPGEFRDRYPRQLSGGQQQRVGVARALAADPPVLLMDEPFGAVDPITRDHLQDELIRLQHELHKTIVFVTHDFDEAIKIGDRIVVLRERSQIAQFDTPEAILTNPADDFVSGFVGAGAALKRLNLTRVRDVEIRAYPTVTVDDPLQRIFDLLQVSGTNEILLLDQRRRPYKWLRRGDLMRARGSLARAGTLVHDTVTRDATLRDALEAVLTDNAGRVAVTGRRGEYIGVVDMETLMNSVHELLEADRLEALEHQHELAEQHSGRTHEEQEGAGGTGTGGTGAAP; encoded by the coding sequence ATCGAGCTGGAGAACCTGACCAAGCGGTACGCGGGCAGCGCCGTCCCGGCCGTCGACGACGTCACCATGGAGATCAAGGCGGGTGAGACGGTCGTCTTCGTCGGCCCCTCCGGCGGCGGGAAGACCACCCTGCTCAAGATGATCAACCGGCTGATCGAGCCGACCAGCGGGCGCATCCGGATCGGCGGCGAGGACGTCACCGACATGGACCCGGTGAAGCTGCGCCGGGGCATCGGGTACGCGATCCAGTCCTCGGGACTGTTCCCGCACATGACCGTCGCGCAGAACATCGCCCTGGTCCCCCGGATGACGGGCTGGTCCACCTCCCGGACCAAGGCCCGGGTGGAGGAGATGCTGGATCTCGTCGGACTCGATCCCGGGGAGTTCCGGGACCGCTACCCACGCCAGCTCTCCGGCGGGCAGCAGCAGCGGGTGGGGGTGGCGCGGGCGCTCGCCGCCGATCCGCCGGTACTGCTGATGGACGAGCCGTTCGGCGCGGTCGACCCGATCACCCGCGACCATCTCCAGGACGAACTGATCCGGCTCCAGCACGAGTTGCACAAGACGATCGTGTTCGTCACCCATGACTTCGACGAGGCCATCAAGATCGGCGACCGGATCGTGGTGCTGCGGGAACGCTCGCAGATCGCGCAGTTCGACACCCCCGAGGCCATCCTCACCAACCCCGCCGACGACTTCGTCTCCGGATTCGTCGGCGCGGGCGCCGCGCTCAAACGGCTCAACCTCACCCGGGTGCGGGACGTGGAGATCCGTGCGTACCCGACGGTCACCGTGGACGACCCGCTCCAGCGGATCTTCGATCTGCTCCAGGTCAGCGGCACCAACGAGATCCTGCTCCTCGACCAGCGCCGCCGCCCCTACAAGTGGCTGCGGCGCGGCGATCTGATGCGCGCCCGGGGCTCACTGGCCCGCGCGGGCACCCTCGTGCACGACACGGTCACCCGGGACGCGACCCTGCGCGACGCCCTGGAGGCCGTCCTCACCGACAACGCGGGCCGGGTCGCGGTCACCGGGCGGCGCGGCGAGTACATCGGCGTGGTCGACATGGAGACGCTGATGAACTCCGTCCATGAACTCCTGGAGGCCGACCGGCTGGAGGCCCTGGAGCATCAGCACGAGCTGGCGGAACAGCACTCCGGCCGCACCCACGAGGAACAGGAAGGCGCGGGCGGAACGGGGACCGGCGGTACGGGGGCGGCGCCGTGA
- a CDS encoding ABC transporter permease has protein sequence MNFWEYVGSRHQQLLTDAYQHASAVFQCMVVATLVGVLIGVATYRSEWAGNLATTTTATLLTIPSLAMIGLLIPIVGLGVAPTVIALTLYGLLPIVRNAIVGLRGVDATLVDAAKGIGMSRWTRLLRVELPLAWPPILTGIRVSTQMLMGIAAIAAYASGPGLGNEIFRGIASLGSRNALNQVLSGTLGIVVLALLFDAAYVLLGRLTIPRGIRV, from the coding sequence GTGAACTTCTGGGAGTACGTGGGCAGCCGTCATCAACAGTTGCTGACCGACGCCTACCAGCACGCGTCGGCGGTGTTCCAGTGCATGGTCGTCGCCACGCTCGTCGGAGTGCTGATCGGGGTGGCCACCTACCGCAGCGAATGGGCGGGGAACCTCGCGACGACGACCACGGCGACCCTGCTGACCATTCCGTCGCTGGCCATGATCGGTCTGCTGATCCCGATCGTCGGCCTGGGCGTCGCGCCCACCGTGATCGCGCTGACCCTGTACGGGCTGCTGCCCATCGTGCGGAACGCGATCGTGGGGCTGCGCGGGGTCGACGCGACACTGGTGGACGCGGCGAAGGGCATCGGGATGTCCCGCTGGACCCGGCTGCTGCGCGTCGAACTGCCGCTGGCGTGGCCGCCGATCCTGACCGGCATCCGGGTGTCCACCCAGATGCTGATGGGTATCGCCGCGATCGCCGCGTACGCCTCCGGCCCGGGTCTCGGCAACGAGATCTTCCGGGGGATCGCCTCGCTGGGCAGCAGGAACGCGCTGAACCAGGTGCTCTCGGGCACCCTCGGCATCGTGGTGCTCGCCCTGCTGTTCGACGCCGCTTACGTCCTGCTCGGCCGGCTGACCATCCCGAGGGGTATCCGTGTCTGA
- a CDS encoding Lrp/AsnC family transcriptional regulator — protein sequence MSIDHLDGRLIVLLAEEPRIGVLEMSRRLGVARGTAQARLDRLQSNGVIRGFGPQVDPAALGYPVTAFATLEIRQGQGADVRAHLAGVPEVLELHTTTGSGDMLCRLVARSNADLQRVIDRVVGFDGIVRAATAIVMENPVPLRIIPLVEQASQDG from the coding sequence ATGTCGATCGATCATCTGGACGGCAGGCTGATCGTGCTGCTCGCCGAGGAGCCCCGGATAGGGGTGCTGGAGATGTCCCGGCGCCTCGGGGTCGCCCGGGGCACCGCGCAGGCCCGGCTGGACCGGCTTCAGTCGAACGGAGTCATCCGGGGGTTCGGGCCCCAGGTCGATCCGGCGGCCCTCGGATACCCGGTCACGGCGTTCGCCACGCTGGAGATCCGGCAGGGCCAAGGCGCCGATGTGCGGGCCCATTTGGCGGGTGTGCCGGAGGTGCTGGAGCTGCACACCACGACGGGCAGCGGGGACATGCTGTGCCGTCTGGTGGCCCGTTCGAACGCCGATCTCCAGCGGGTCATCGACCGGGTCGTGGGTTTTGATGGCATCGTCCGGGCCGCCACGGCTATCGTCATGGAGAACCCCGTACCGCTGCGGATCATCCCGCTGGTGGAGCAGGCGTCCCAGGACGGCTGA
- the hppD gene encoding 4-hydroxyphenylpyruvate dioxygenase has translation MAATSAHTSPAPTTAREADPFPVKGMDAVVFAVGNAKQAAHYYSTAFGMRLVAYSGPENGNRETASYVLENGSARFVLTSVIKAGTEHGHFLADHVAQHGDGVVDLAIEVPDARAAYAYATEHGARGLVEPHEVEDEHGKVVLAAIATYGRTRHTLVERGAYEGPYLPGYTAAAPIVEPPAKRTFQAIDHCVGNVELGRMNEWVAFYNKVMGFTNMKEFVGDDIATEYSALMSKVVADGTLKVKFPINEPAVAKKKSQIDEYLEFYGGAGVQHIALASNDIVATVRTMRAAGVQFLDTPDSYYDTLGEWVGDTRVPVGTLRELKILADRDEDGYLLQIFTKPVQDRPTVFFEIIERHGSMGFGKGNFKALFEAIEREQDRRGNL, from the coding sequence ATGGCAGCTACTTCTGCGCACACCAGTCCAGCCCCCACCACCGCGCGTGAGGCCGACCCCTTCCCGGTGAAGGGGATGGACGCGGTCGTCTTCGCCGTGGGCAACGCCAAACAGGCCGCGCACTACTACTCGACCGCCTTCGGTATGCGGCTTGTCGCCTACTCGGGCCCGGAGAACGGCAACCGCGAGACCGCCTCCTACGTCCTGGAGAACGGCTCCGCCCGGTTCGTCCTCACGTCCGTCATCAAGGCGGGCACCGAGCACGGGCACTTCCTCGCCGACCATGTCGCCCAGCACGGTGACGGGGTCGTCGACCTCGCCATCGAGGTCCCCGACGCCCGTGCGGCCTACGCCTACGCCACGGAGCACGGGGCGCGCGGGCTGGTCGAGCCCCATGAGGTCGAGGACGAGCACGGCAAGGTGGTCCTCGCGGCCATCGCCACCTACGGGCGCACCCGGCACACCCTGGTCGAGCGCGGCGCCTACGAGGGCCCCTATCTGCCCGGCTACACCGCCGCCGCGCCGATCGTGGAACCGCCCGCGAAGCGGACCTTCCAGGCGATCGACCACTGTGTCGGCAATGTGGAACTCGGCCGGATGAACGAGTGGGTCGCCTTCTACAACAAGGTCATGGGCTTCACCAACATGAAGGAGTTCGTGGGCGACGACATCGCCACCGAGTACTCCGCCCTCATGTCGAAGGTCGTCGCCGACGGCACCCTCAAGGTCAAGTTCCCCATCAACGAACCCGCCGTCGCGAAGAAGAAGTCCCAGATCGACGAGTACCTGGAGTTCTACGGGGGCGCGGGGGTCCAGCACATCGCCCTCGCCTCCAACGACATCGTCGCGACGGTACGCACCATGCGCGCGGCGGGCGTCCAGTTCCTCGACACCCCCGACTCGTACTACGACACGCTCGGGGAGTGGGTCGGTGACACCCGGGTCCCCGTCGGGACACTGCGCGAACTGAAGATCCTCGCGGACCGGGACGAGGACGGGTACCTGCTCCAGATCTTCACGAAGCCGGTCCAGGACCGCCCGACCGTGTTCTTCGAGATCATCGAACGCCATGGGTCCATGGGGTTCGGCAAGGGCAACTTCAAGGCGCTGTTCGAGGCGATCGAACGCGAACAGGACCGCCGGGGCAACCTGTAG
- a CDS encoding tetratricopeptide repeat protein, giving the protein MKATTTSAIRALECPEEAAAAAAASPAAVRWRRARRALTVTAVLGLVAGGAAALVMWPQPRTAVPPAPGPGARALSAVETGTPAASADLTALIAERVRHLRAHPRDDESWAVLGAAYAERGTRTGDSADFPRAQRALESSLAARPEGNARALTASAQLALARQDPRAAAGQAERAVRIAPERWPGYPPLIDAYRGLGDDKAAGKALETLRGLRAPEVVVRFAAARLYRDRGWREDAAANLGDVVAAARSATEEADARRLLGELAAERGEPERALGWFDGALRVGPDRYEALAGRARALAALGRSGEAVRVYREAYAGRPVPEYALELGELHESLGAGREARERYDVVRERVRARDAHGVRGGLLLGTLDADHGDADAVGSAVSLLRDETEARGASPVALDAYAWALFRAGEVSAADALYREVRQKGGRGALFAYHRAEVALSLGDPGSARRGFGEVLRVNPFVSPLVGVRVRGALAELGEPSPGGPEVTHGPAQPMTSPSPSPSPSPS; this is encoded by the coding sequence ATGAAGGCCACGACGACAAGTGCGATCAGGGCCCTGGAGTGCCCGGAGGAGGCCGCGGCAGCGGCGGCGGCCTCCCCGGCGGCCGTGCGGTGGCGGCGGGCGCGGCGGGCGCTGACGGTGACGGCCGTGCTCGGGCTGGTCGCCGGGGGCGCGGCGGCCCTCGTGATGTGGCCGCAGCCGCGTACGGCGGTGCCGCCCGCGCCGGGGCCCGGGGCGCGGGCCCTGAGCGCGGTGGAGACGGGCACCCCGGCCGCGTCCGCCGATCTGACGGCGCTGATCGCGGAGCGGGTACGGCATCTGCGGGCGCATCCCCGGGACGACGAGTCCTGGGCGGTGCTCGGTGCCGCGTACGCGGAGCGGGGGACGCGCACCGGGGACTCCGCCGACTTCCCCCGGGCCCAGCGGGCGCTGGAGTCGTCGCTCGCGGCCCGGCCCGAGGGCAACGCGCGGGCCCTGACCGCGTCCGCGCAGCTCGCGCTGGCCCGCCAGGACCCGAGGGCGGCGGCCGGGCAGGCGGAGCGGGCGGTGCGGATCGCGCCCGAGCGGTGGCCGGGGTATCCGCCGCTGATCGACGCGTACCGGGGGCTCGGGGACGACAAGGCCGCCGGGAAGGCCCTGGAGACGCTGCGGGGGCTGCGGGCCCCCGAGGTGGTGGTGCGGTTCGCGGCGGCGCGGCTGTACCGGGACCGGGGGTGGCGGGAGGACGCCGCCGCGAACCTGGGCGACGTGGTGGCGGCGGCGCGCAGCGCCACGGAGGAGGCCGACGCGCGCCGTCTCCTCGGGGAGCTGGCGGCGGAACGCGGTGAGCCGGAGCGGGCGCTGGGCTGGTTCGACGGGGCGCTGCGGGTGGGGCCCGACCGGTACGAGGCCCTTGCCGGGCGGGCCCGCGCGCTGGCGGCCCTCGGCCGGTCCGGGGAGGCGGTACGGGTGTACCGGGAGGCCTACGCGGGACGGCCCGTGCCCGAGTACGCGCTGGAGCTCGGTGAGTTGCACGAGTCGCTGGGCGCGGGGCGGGAGGCACGGGAGCGGTACGACGTGGTGCGGGAACGGGTGCGGGCCCGGGACGCGCACGGGGTGCGCGGGGGGCTGCTGCTGGGCACGCTGGACGCGGACCACGGGGACGCCGACGCGGTCGGCTCGGCGGTGTCGCTGCTGCGGGACGAGACGGAGGCGCGGGGCGCGTCTCCCGTGGCGCTCGACGCGTATGCGTGGGCGCTGTTCCGGGCGGGGGAGGTCTCGGCGGCGGACGCGTTGTACCGGGAGGTTCGGCAGAAGGGTGGGCGGGGGGCGTTGTTCGCCTACCACCGGGCGGAGGTGGCGCTCTCCCTCGGGGACCCGGGGAGTGCGCGGCGGGGGTTCGGGGAGGTGCTTCGGGTGAATCCGTTCGTCTCGCCGTTGGTGGGGGTGCGGGTGCGGGGCGCTCTCGCGGAGCTGGGTGAGCCTTCCCCGGGCGGGCCCGAGGTGACCCACGGCCCCGCCCAGCCGATGACGTCCCCGTCGCCCTCCCCGTCCCCGTCCCCGTCCTGA
- a CDS encoding FAD-binding oxidoreductase — MSTALVDLLREGLPAEAVLTDPDITASYSRDMAGFCEAGVPAAVVLPRTVEQVQHVMRTATALRVPVVPQGARTGLSGAANAVDGCVVLSLVRMDRVLEIDPVDRIAVVEPGVVNAALARAVAPHGLVYPPDPSSWETCTIGGNIGTASGGLCCVKYGVTAEYVLGLDVVLADGRLLRTGRRTAKGVAGYDLTRLFVGSEGSLGIVVGAVLALRPKPPARLVLAAEFPSAAAACDAVCRIMRDGHVPSLLELMDRTTVRAVNALARMGLPEETEALLLIAFDTPDPAADLAAVGALCEAAGATEVVPADDEAESELLLQARRLALNALEAVKGTTMIDDVCVPRSKLGEMIEGVERIAERHALTIGVCAHAGDGNTHPTVCFDAADPDESRRARESFDEIMALGLRLGGTITGEHGVGMLKKEWLARELGPVGMEMQHAVKRAFDPLGILNPGKVL, encoded by the coding sequence ATGAGCACCGCACTGGTCGATCTCCTGCGCGAAGGACTGCCGGCCGAGGCCGTCCTCACGGACCCCGACATCACCGCCTCCTACTCCCGGGACATGGCCGGCTTCTGCGAGGCGGGCGTCCCGGCGGCCGTCGTCCTGCCGCGCACCGTCGAACAGGTCCAGCACGTGATGCGCACGGCGACCGCGCTGCGGGTCCCGGTCGTCCCGCAGGGCGCCCGTACCGGCCTGTCGGGCGCGGCCAACGCCGTCGACGGCTGTGTGGTGCTGTCCCTCGTCCGGATGGACCGGGTCCTGGAGATCGACCCGGTCGACCGGATCGCCGTGGTGGAACCGGGTGTCGTCAACGCCGCGCTGGCGCGTGCCGTCGCCCCGCACGGTCTCGTCTACCCGCCCGACCCGTCGAGCTGGGAGACCTGCACGATCGGCGGCAACATCGGCACCGCGTCCGGCGGACTGTGCTGCGTCAAGTACGGGGTCACCGCCGAGTACGTCCTCGGCCTCGACGTCGTCCTCGCGGACGGCCGGCTGCTGCGCACCGGGCGGCGCACCGCGAAGGGCGTCGCCGGATACGACCTGACCCGGCTGTTCGTCGGCTCCGAGGGCAGCCTCGGCATCGTTGTCGGCGCGGTCCTCGCACTGCGGCCGAAGCCGCCCGCGCGGCTCGTGCTCGCCGCCGAGTTCCCGTCGGCCGCCGCCGCGTGCGACGCGGTCTGCCGGATCATGCGCGACGGTCATGTGCCCTCACTCCTCGAACTCATGGACCGGACGACGGTCCGGGCCGTCAACGCGCTGGCCCGGATGGGACTCCCGGAGGAGACGGAGGCGCTGCTGCTCATCGCCTTCGACACGCCCGACCCGGCCGCCGACCTCGCCGCGGTCGGCGCGCTGTGCGAGGCGGCGGGCGCCACCGAGGTGGTCCCCGCCGACGACGAGGCCGAGTCCGAACTGCTGCTCCAGGCCCGGCGGCTCGCGCTCAACGCCCTGGAGGCGGTCAAGGGCACCACGATGATCGACGACGTGTGCGTACCGCGTTCCAAGCTCGGCGAGATGATCGAGGGGGTCGAGCGGATCGCCGAGCGGCACGCCCTCACGATCGGGGTGTGCGCCCACGCGGGCGACGGCAACACCCATCCCACCGTCTGCTTCGACGCCGCCGACCCGGACGAGTCCCGGCGCGCCCGGGAGTCCTTCGACGAGATCATGGCCCTCGGTCTGCGCCTCGGCGGCACGATCACCGGGGAGCACGGGGTCGGCATGCTGAAGAAGGAGTGGCTGGCCCGTGAACTGGGGCCGGTGGGTATGGAGATGCAGCACGCGGTCAAGCGGGCCTTCGACCCGCTGGGCATCCTCAACCCCGGCAAGGTCCTCTGA
- a CDS encoding SsgA family sporulation/cell division regulator — MHTVVERELELKLVLSPERSIPVPARLTYRSDDPFAVHIAFHIGTAHPVNWTFARELLVEGVFRPCGHGDVRVWPTKVDGRSVVLMALTSPDGDALLEAPAAPVSAWLERTLRTVPPGSEMDRLRIDDGLAELLAPTPGRAQDELWLRDPWPSDESKDGE, encoded by the coding sequence ATGCACACCGTGGTGGAACGTGAACTGGAACTGAAACTGGTGCTTTCCCCCGAGCGGAGCATCCCCGTACCGGCCCGGCTGACATACCGGTCCGACGACCCGTTCGCCGTGCACATCGCCTTTCACATCGGGACCGCGCACCCGGTGAACTGGACCTTCGCCCGGGAACTGCTCGTCGAAGGGGTGTTCCGGCCCTGCGGGCACGGTGACGTACGGGTGTGGCCGACCAAGGTGGACGGCCGCAGTGTGGTGCTGATGGCGCTGACCTCACCGGACGGGGACGCCCTGCTGGAGGCCCCGGCCGCGCCCGTGTCGGCCTGGCTGGAGCGCACCCTGCGGACGGTCCCCCCGGGTTCCGAGATGGACCGGCTCCGCATCGACGACGGTCTCGCCGAGCTGCTCGCCCCCACCCCGGGCCGCGCCCAGGACGAGTTGTGGCTGCGCGACCCCTGGCCGTCGGACGAGTCCAAGGACGGCGAGTGA
- a CDS encoding RDD family protein, giving the protein MSAPTPAPGDDRPREGYYPDPSIPGYVRYWNGAAWVPGTSRPAPTDGASPHGPAAPAAPATPVASTAPEASVQQAPEAPATPAAPHTPGTPNTSGHPAAGSAPVEETGPVFFDEEPQPEIPAQSSAHGVRPEPASAWGADTSQQSGFGGEQDRKVSWGGPAPTGPDPRTAPAPDPAPPVPAAPAEPAPDDGSSGAPSGPTFSGAGAQGGAPDKGTMTFRRPSGPGPSGVPAQGGAAPVPGQEPRTPGAPAPSAQVPRQGTPPAGPFPPAPYQQGHQPPAAHQPEHQAPAAYQPGHHPHQAPAAPQPLPPAAPTPAQQPAPAPAPAPAPAHRATPPPAPAPAAAPPAHPVAPAPPRSGTAQPAPVHPAAPAAPNAPQGPSSPVPPQVPSSPVAPGPDGGGHSWAQQVHQLARPDAAAPGGEPPVVPWKPPTEDVFAAAARAQAASRPAGLGRRLLARLVDTVVMGAVTAAAAVPLGIRALDHIDGKLDAAKLSGETVTVWLLDGTTATCLAAVLAVLLLTGVLYEVLPTAKWGRTPGKRLFGLTVQDIEGHQPPGFAGALNRYLVLLVPSLLVVGVIGVLWCVVDRPWRQCWHDKAARTFVAR; this is encoded by the coding sequence ATGAGCGCCCCAACCCCGGCACCCGGCGACGACCGCCCACGCGAGGGCTACTACCCGGACCCGTCCATCCCGGGCTACGTCCGGTACTGGAACGGTGCCGCCTGGGTGCCCGGTACGAGTCGTCCCGCCCCCACGGACGGCGCCTCGCCCCACGGCCCGGCCGCACCCGCCGCCCCCGCGACGCCTGTTGCGTCCACCGCACCCGAAGCGTCCGTCCAGCAGGCCCCCGAGGCCCCCGCGACCCCGGCCGCCCCGCACACCCCCGGCACCCCGAACACCTCCGGCCACCCGGCCGCCGGGTCCGCCCCCGTGGAGGAGACCGGTCCCGTCTTCTTCGACGAGGAGCCGCAGCCGGAGATCCCCGCCCAGTCGTCCGCGCACGGCGTCCGGCCCGAACCCGCCTCCGCGTGGGGTGCCGACACGTCCCAGCAGTCCGGCTTCGGCGGCGAGCAGGACCGCAAGGTGTCCTGGGGCGGACCCGCCCCCACGGGCCCCGACCCCCGGACCGCCCCGGCGCCCGACCCCGCCCCGCCCGTCCCCGCGGCCCCCGCCGAACCCGCGCCCGACGACGGCTCCTCGGGCGCTCCCTCGGGCCCCACCTTCTCCGGTGCCGGTGCCCAGGGCGGCGCGCCGGACAAGGGCACGATGACGTTCCGCCGTCCGTCGGGCCCGGGTCCCTCCGGTGTCCCCGCGCAGGGCGGTGCCGCGCCCGTACCCGGCCAGGAACCCCGTACCCCGGGCGCCCCGGCCCCGTCCGCGCAGGTCCCCCGGCAGGGCACCCCTCCGGCCGGCCCGTTCCCGCCCGCCCCCTACCAGCAGGGACACCAGCCTCCGGCCGCCCACCAGCCGGAACACCAGGCCCCTGCCGCCTACCAGCCCGGCCACCACCCGCACCAGGCCCCGGCCGCCCCGCAGCCCCTGCCGCCCGCCGCCCCGACCCCCGCTCAACAGCCCGCCCCGGCACCCGCTCCCGCCCCGGCGCCCGCTCACCGAGCCACCCCGCCCCCGGCCCCGGCACCCGCCGCGGCGCCGCCCGCGCACCCGGTGGCCCCCGCCCCGCCCCGGTCGGGCACCGCCCAGCCCGCCCCCGTACACCCGGCCGCCCCGGCCGCACCGAACGCCCCGCAAGGCCCGTCCTCCCCGGTCCCGCCGCAGGTCCCGTCCTCCCCGGTCGCCCCCGGTCCGGACGGCGGCGGGCACTCCTGGGCGCAGCAGGTGCACCAGCTCGCGCGGCCCGACGCGGCGGCCCCGGGAGGCGAACCGCCCGTCGTCCCGTGGAAGCCGCCGACCGAGGACGTGTTCGCCGCCGCCGCGCGGGCCCAGGCCGCTTCCCGGCCCGCCGGGCTCGGACGGCGGCTGCTGGCGAGGCTCGTGGACACCGTGGTCATGGGCGCGGTGACCGCCGCGGCGGCCGTACCGCTCGGCATCCGCGCGCTGGACCACATCGACGGGAAGCTCGACGCGGCGAAGCTGTCCGGCGAGACGGTGACGGTCTGGCTGCTGGACGGGACGACCGCCACCTGTCTCGCGGCCGTCCTCGCGGTGCTGCTGCTCACCGGTGTGCTGTACGAGGTGCTGCCGACCGCCAAGTGGGGCCGCACCCCGGGCAAGCGGCTGTTCGGTCTGACGGTCCAGGACATCGAGGGGCACCAGCCGCCCGGCTTCGCCGGGGCGCTGAACAGATATCTCGTCCTGCTCGTCCCGTCGTTGCTGGTGGTCGGGGTGATCGGCGTGCTGTGGTGCGTCGTGGACCGGCCGTGGCGTCAGTGCTGGCACGACAAGGCGGCGCGTACGTTCGTCGCGCGGTAA